DNA sequence from the Pirellulales bacterium genome:
GTTCCGCCCTAAGCGTCATGTTCGAGTCGCTGCAGCAAGGTCTCAGTTCCGCGTTCCGCTCGCTCACCGGCAAAGCCCGGTTGACCGAAGCGAATATGCGCGAGGGTCTGCAGCTTGTCAGGCAGGCCCTGCTCGAGGCCGACGTCAGCGTCGATGTGGTGCAGGAGTTTATGGGCCGCGTCACCGAGCAGGCGGTGGGCGAACAGGTGCTCCGCTCGTTGCGGCCCGAACAGCAAGTCGTGGGCATCGTGCATCAGGAACTGGTCAACCTGATGGGGCCGGTCGATCACTCGCTCCATCTCCGCGCCGACGTCACGGTGCTGATGCTGTGCGGTCTGCAAGGCTCCGGAAAGACGACGACCTGCGGCAAGCTGGGCCGCATGATCCAGAGCCGCGGCCGCAAGCCGCTGTTGGTGGCCGCCGACTTGCAGCGTCCGGCGGCCGTTCACCAATTGCAGGTCATCG
Encoded proteins:
- a CDS encoding signal recognition particle receptor subunit alpha, with amino-acid sequence MFESLQQGLSSAFRSLTGKARLTEANMREGLQLVRQALLEADVSVDVVQEFMGRVTEQAVGEQVLRSLRPEQQVVGIVHQELVNLMGPVDHSLHLRADVTVLMLCGLQGSGKTTTCGKLGRMIQSRGRKPLLVAADLQRPAAVHQLQVIGEQLGLPVYAEEGATDPVAVCQNAVKYAPQVEAQVVVLDTAGRLHIDHELMEQLKRIDRRVSPEQVYLVVDAMTGQDAVTSAKAFNEALELDGVIMTKLDGDARGGAALSVKAVTGVPIKFIGVGEHLDALEEFHPERMAGR